A single genomic interval of Alteromonas sp. BL110 harbors:
- a CDS encoding cupin domain-containing protein, translating to MLNMNFDERLVINSDLQEWQASPSPTVWRKPLEREAKESGHTTSIVKYEAGANFKQHSHPYGEEILVLEGVFSDEHGDYPAGTYLRNPPGSKHSPFSKEGCVILVKLNQFDKRDLAEVRVNTNTAEWLQGQGGLQVMPLHNFEHEHVALVKWPVGEVFKPHRHFGGEEIFVLSGAFKDEHGKYPKGTWIRSPHMSQHHPYVDEETVIWVKTGHLPVAL from the coding sequence ATGCTAAATATGAATTTTGATGAACGCTTAGTAATCAACTCTGACCTGCAAGAGTGGCAGGCGTCACCTTCGCCAACGGTATGGCGCAAGCCTTTAGAGCGTGAGGCAAAGGAATCAGGGCATACCACTAGTATCGTCAAATACGAGGCGGGTGCTAACTTCAAGCAGCATAGCCATCCGTACGGAGAAGAAATCCTTGTACTAGAGGGCGTTTTCTCCGACGAGCATGGAGACTACCCTGCCGGCACCTATCTGCGTAACCCTCCTGGCAGTAAACACAGCCCGTTTAGTAAAGAAGGCTGCGTGATTTTGGTTAAACTGAATCAATTCGATAAGCGCGATTTGGCTGAGGTTAGGGTGAACACTAATACGGCAGAATGGCTTCAAGGGCAGGGCGGTTTACAAGTGATGCCGCTACACAACTTTGAACACGAGCATGTAGCTTTAGTCAAGTGGCCCGTTGGCGAAGTGTTTAAGCCTCACAGACACTTTGGTGGTGAAGAGATTTTTGTACTGTCAGGGGCGTTCAAAGATGAGCACGGTAAATATCCCAAAGGTACGTGGATAAGAAGCCCACATATGAGTCAGCATCATCCCTACGTTGATGAAGAAACAGTGATTTGGGTTAAAACCGGGCATTTGCCTGTAGCATTGTAA
- a CDS encoding winged helix-turn-helix transcriptional regulator, translating to MNSKEKQIERKIPSQQSARMVETIYGCKWSLTVYQLLANGINRPGEMVRIVDGLSTKVLNQCLKKNTEFGILKKTVYHELPPRVEYQVTEFGKKFLAVLEQIEALQEDLNQLSR from the coding sequence ATGAATTCTAAAGAAAAACAAATCGAGCGAAAGATCCCGTCTCAACAAAGTGCGCGCATGGTAGAAACGATTTACGGCTGTAAATGGTCGCTCACCGTTTACCAACTCTTAGCTAATGGTATTAACCGACCCGGTGAAATGGTGCGCATTGTAGACGGACTAAGCACTAAGGTATTAAATCAGTGCCTGAAGAAAAATACTGAATTTGGTATTTTGAAAAAAACGGTTTATCACGAACTTCCGCCTCGGGTCGAATACCAGGTTACAGAGTTTGGAAAAAAGTTTTTAGCAGTGCTAGAACAAATAGAGGCCTTACAAGAAGACCTCAACCAACTATCTAGATAG
- a CDS encoding PhoH family protein, which produces MSTLVSNEFDLEPADSKRLSSLCGPFDDNIKQIERRLGVEITYRNNAFKVLGEPQQIKSASELLKLLYIETQPIKGRIPELEAEQVHLAIQEARVIEKDATGGYGKEINIKTKRGVIKPRNPNQAQYVANIVNHDIAFGIGPAGTGKTYLAVAAAVDALERQEIRRILLTRPAVEAGEKLGFLPGDLSQKVDPYLRPLYDALFEMLGFEKVEKLMERNVIEVAPLAYMRGRTLNDAFIILDESQNTTVEQMKMFLTRIGFNSKAVITGDITQVDLPRGAKSGLRHAIEVLSEVNDISFNFFHAEDVVRHPVVARIVRAYEVHDAEQERLRKARKEEALRLQREQSAHSPERSNDNSPERSNDNSPERSNDNSPERSNDNSPERADGNNHEQSNNTSAQTKDDNA; this is translated from the coding sequence TTGAGTACATTGGTTAGTAACGAATTTGATTTAGAACCGGCAGATAGCAAACGTTTGTCGAGTTTATGTGGCCCCTTTGATGACAACATTAAACAAATTGAGCGCAGGCTGGGTGTAGAAATTACCTACCGAAATAACGCGTTCAAGGTGTTGGGTGAACCGCAGCAAATAAAAAGTGCTAGCGAATTACTTAAGCTTCTTTATATAGAAACACAACCTATTAAGGGTCGTATTCCTGAGCTAGAAGCAGAGCAAGTTCACCTTGCCATTCAAGAAGCCCGCGTTATTGAAAAAGACGCAACGGGTGGTTATGGCAAAGAGATCAATATTAAAACTAAGCGCGGTGTTATAAAACCGCGTAACCCAAACCAAGCGCAGTACGTGGCAAACATTGTTAACCACGATATTGCCTTTGGTATTGGGCCTGCCGGTACAGGTAAAACTTACCTAGCGGTAGCCGCGGCTGTCGATGCACTTGAGCGCCAAGAAATTCGCCGAATCTTGCTTACCCGTCCTGCGGTTGAAGCCGGTGAAAAGCTTGGTTTCTTGCCTGGCGATCTATCGCAAAAAGTAGACCCTTACTTGCGACCACTTTACGACGCCCTATTTGAAATGCTGGGCTTCGAAAAAGTAGAAAAGCTTATGGAGCGCAATGTTATTGAAGTAGCGCCATTAGCCTACATGCGTGGGCGTACGCTAAACGACGCATTTATCATTTTGGATGAAAGCCAAAACACGACGGTTGAGCAAATGAAAATGTTCTTAACCCGTATTGGCTTTAATTCAAAAGCGGTGATAACTGGTGATATCACGCAGGTAGACTTACCGCGCGGTGCAAAATCAGGCCTTCGTCATGCCATTGAAGTATTGAGCGAAGTAAATGACATTTCTTTCAACTTTTTCCATGCTGAAGACGTGGTTCGTCACCCTGTCGTTGCCCGTATTGTAAGAGCTTACGAAGTGCATGACGCTGAACAAGAGCGCCTACGTAAAGCGCGCAAAGAAGAAGCATTGCGACTTCAGCGTGAACAGTCAGCCCACAGCCCTGAGCGAAGTAACGACAACAGCCCTGAGCGAAGTAACGACAACAGCCCTGAGCGAAGTAACGACAACAGCCCTGAGCGAAGTAACGACAACAGCCCTGAGCGAGCTGATGGCAACAACCATGAGCAGTCAAACAACACTTCAGCTCAAACAAAAGACGACAACGCATAG
- a CDS encoding SDR family NAD(P)-dependent oxidoreductase, translating into MSHSNTFCENGSALIVGGSSGIGLATAKLLVSEGVNVTLVGRNKHKLKEAVEALSTFANTSTVNLNAIQADLYITEDVEKLIKYVEEAAMPIHYLINAAGYFNPKPFLAHTREDYDIYHELNKSLFFITQAVAKKMSQHRAGSIVNVGSMWAKQAVKATPSSAYSMAKAALHSLTQHLAMELADDGIRVNAVSPAVVKTPIYNAFVPEEQTDEVLEGFNAFHPIGRIGTPEDVAHGILYLLSERANWTTGTVLDIDGGVMAGRN; encoded by the coding sequence ATGTCACATTCGAACACTTTTTGTGAAAACGGTAGTGCGTTGATTGTCGGCGGCTCTAGTGGCATTGGTCTTGCCACCGCTAAGCTATTGGTGAGCGAAGGCGTTAACGTTACGCTTGTGGGTAGAAATAAGCACAAACTGAAAGAAGCGGTAGAAGCGCTAAGTACATTCGCAAATACTTCAACAGTTAATTTAAACGCCATTCAAGCTGACTTGTATATCACGGAAGACGTAGAAAAATTGATCAAGTATGTTGAAGAGGCCGCTATGCCTATCCATTATTTAATTAATGCCGCGGGTTATTTTAACCCTAAACCGTTTTTAGCTCATACACGTGAAGATTATGATATTTATCATGAGTTGAATAAAAGCCTATTTTTCATTACCCAAGCGGTAGCAAAAAAGATGTCACAACACCGCGCTGGTAGTATTGTTAATGTTGGTTCTATGTGGGCTAAGCAGGCTGTTAAGGCAACGCCGTCGTCTGCTTACTCCATGGCAAAAGCAGCGTTGCATTCACTTACTCAGCATCTGGCCATGGAGCTTGCCGACGATGGTATACGTGTAAATGCAGTATCGCCAGCGGTAGTTAAAACACCTATTTACAATGCATTCGTACCAGAAGAGCAAACCGATGAAGTATTAGAAGGTTTCAATGCGTTTCATCCGATAGGACGTATAGGAACTCCAGAAGACGTAGCCCATGGCATCCTTTATCTGTTATCAGAAAGAGCTAATTGGACTACCGGAACCGTATTAGATATTGATGGCGGTGTTATGGCAGGTAGAAACTAA
- a CDS encoding TetR/AcrR family transcriptional regulator gives MKYDHDDIIEKATTLFWQRGFHAAGMRDIQQALDMRPGSIYARFQSKEGLFKLVIEQYAQNSANRLRQVAEAASPLHALYSFFETALTGPDEQRYMRQCLLVKSIAELDIIGDVAKKAVLESMEALKNGFRSIIEVCIEKGELPKHTPTKLAAEWLQNQFVGLRAFALMQDENTATIQMIDKVMIDLKGQWPQKTH, from the coding sequence ATGAAATATGATCACGATGACATTATTGAAAAAGCCACTACGCTTTTTTGGCAACGAGGCTTTCATGCTGCGGGTATGCGCGATATTCAACAAGCGTTAGATATGCGCCCCGGCAGTATCTACGCTCGCTTTCAAAGTAAAGAAGGTTTATTCAAGCTTGTTATTGAACAGTATGCACAGAACAGTGCGAACCGCTTGAGACAAGTAGCAGAAGCAGCATCGCCTTTGCACGCGCTTTACAGCTTTTTTGAAACGGCATTAACCGGCCCAGATGAGCAGCGCTACATGCGCCAGTGCTTGCTGGTTAAGTCTATTGCTGAATTAGATATTATTGGTGATGTTGCTAAAAAAGCAGTACTCGAAAGCATGGAAGCGCTTAAAAATGGTTTTAGAAGTATTATCGAAGTCTGTATCGAAAAAGGTGAATTGCCTAAACATACGCCAACGAAACTGGCCGCAGAGTGGCTTCAAAATCAATTCGTAGGTTTACGTGCGTTCGCTCTTATGCAAGATGAAAACACAGCAACTATTCAGATGATCGACAAAGTAATGATCGATTTAAAAGGGCAATGGCCTCAAAAAACGCATTAA
- a CDS encoding FAD-dependent monooxygenase, translating to MVDFCINGGGMVGAALALGLAQQQFKVAVIEPYLPETYKAEDGPDLRVSAISEASVTLLKALGAWDHIAAMRVKPYTGLSVWDHPSHRTDFTAQSIDMPQLGFFVENRLLQLGCHEALKQYDNVELISGHTVQDIQLANTATVKLSSGKTIEAKWLIGADGANSQVRKAAGIGTTGWQYAQQAMGITIKMKQPVEPVTWQQFTSSGPKAFLPMFDNYASLVWYDSPDELKRIKSLKASQLESEILETFPDELTKNDNSFSVVDKAVFPLTRSHANHYVKGCCVLIGDAAHTINPLAGQGVNLGFKDIEAFLSVTAKINFSHSTGELSLTDKRFLQMLANDYERPRKRDNLVMMSAMDGFYTLFSNDIAPIKWVRNQLLSVAQRMEPAKQQVLKYAIGLR from the coding sequence ATGGTCGATTTTTGTATAAATGGCGGTGGTATGGTAGGTGCAGCACTCGCCCTAGGTCTGGCCCAACAGCAGTTTAAAGTAGCGGTAATCGAGCCTTATTTACCTGAAACATATAAAGCTGAAGATGGCCCAGACTTACGGGTCTCAGCTATAAGCGAGGCGTCGGTTACCCTATTAAAAGCATTGGGAGCGTGGGACCATATTGCTGCCATGCGCGTGAAACCCTACACAGGTTTAAGTGTATGGGACCATCCGTCTCATCGAACAGATTTTACCGCACAAAGTATCGACATGCCTCAGCTGGGTTTCTTTGTAGAAAACCGATTGTTGCAACTAGGTTGCCACGAAGCACTAAAGCAGTATGACAATGTAGAGCTTATTAGTGGCCACACAGTGCAAGACATTCAGTTAGCTAATACTGCTACCGTTAAACTATCTAGCGGCAAAACGATAGAGGCTAAGTGGCTTATTGGTGCCGATGGTGCAAACTCTCAGGTAAGAAAGGCGGCCGGTATTGGCACCACAGGTTGGCAGTATGCCCAACAGGCAATGGGTATAACAATCAAAATGAAACAGCCTGTAGAGCCTGTGACTTGGCAGCAATTTACTTCAAGCGGCCCAAAAGCGTTTTTGCCTATGTTCGACAATTATGCCTCGCTTGTGTGGTACGACTCGCCCGACGAACTAAAACGTATAAAAAGTTTAAAAGCGAGCCAACTTGAAAGCGAAATCCTTGAAACGTTTCCTGATGAACTCACTAAAAATGACAACAGCTTTTCTGTTGTAGATAAAGCGGTTTTTCCGCTTACCCGTTCTCATGCGAATCACTATGTTAAAGGCTGCTGTGTGTTAATTGGCGATGCAGCGCACACCATTAATCCATTGGCGGGGCAGGGTGTGAACTTAGGCTTTAAAGATATAGAGGCGTTTTTATCGGTTACCGCTAAGATTAATTTCAGCCACAGTACTGGTGAACTGTCGCTTACGGATAAACGATTTTTGCAAATGCTCGCGAACGACTATGAAAGGCCACGAAAGCGAGATAACTTGGTAATGATGAGCGCAATGGATGGTTTCTATACCTTGTTTAGTAACGATATTGCCCCCATTAAATGGGTAAGAAACCAGCTGCTTTCTGTGGCGCAGCGCATGGAGCCTGCTAAACAACAAGTGCTTAAATATGCGATAGGGTTACGATAA
- the miaB gene encoding tRNA (N6-isopentenyl adenosine(37)-C2)-methylthiotransferase MiaB, whose product MTKKLYIKTWGCQMNEYDSEKMADLLDSTHGYSAAQSAEEADVILLNTCSIREKAQEKVFHQLGRWKTLKQDKPELIIGVGGCVASQEGNTIRQRAPFVDLVFGPQTLHRLPEMINELQGGAKSVIDVSFPEIEKFDRLPEPRAEGPTAFVSIMEGCSKYCTFCVVPYTRGEEVSRPVDDVLLEIAQLAGQGVREVNLLGQNVNAYRGDNYDGTICRFSELLELVAAIDGIDRIRYTTSHPVEFTDDIIEAYASIPELVDHLHLPVQSGSDRILNLMKRGHTAIEYKSKMRKLKKIRPNISLSSDFIIGFPGETDADFEATMDLIQAVDYDLSFSFIYSARPGTPAADAVDDVSEETKKQRLHLLQQRITQQALRIARHMVGTEQRILVEGPSKKNPMELSGRTENNRVVNFEGTPDMIGEFVDVNITDVFTNSLRGEVVRRESEMGLRVAVSPQSIMAKHQADLPNELGVGQFNPA is encoded by the coding sequence ATGACTAAAAAGCTGTATATCAAAACCTGGGGCTGCCAAATGAATGAGTACGACTCGGAAAAAATGGCAGACTTACTAGACTCAACGCATGGCTATAGCGCTGCACAAAGTGCTGAAGAAGCCGACGTTATTTTGCTTAACACCTGCTCTATTCGCGAAAAGGCGCAAGAGAAGGTTTTCCATCAACTTGGTCGCTGGAAGACGTTAAAGCAAGACAAGCCTGAACTTATTATTGGTGTAGGCGGCTGTGTGGCTTCTCAAGAAGGTAACACCATACGCCAGCGTGCGCCGTTCGTAGACTTGGTATTTGGCCCTCAAACGCTGCACCGTTTGCCTGAAATGATCAACGAACTTCAAGGCGGCGCAAAGTCAGTGATTGACGTGAGCTTCCCTGAAATTGAAAAGTTTGATCGCCTGCCTGAGCCACGTGCTGAAGGCCCCACGGCGTTCGTTTCAATTATGGAAGGCTGTTCAAAATATTGTACGTTCTGCGTAGTACCTTACACCCGTGGTGAAGAAGTAAGCCGCCCTGTTGACGACGTGCTGCTTGAAATTGCACAGCTTGCAGGTCAAGGCGTACGTGAAGTAAATCTTCTAGGTCAAAACGTTAACGCGTATCGCGGTGACAATTACGACGGCACAATTTGTCGTTTCTCTGAGTTGCTAGAGCTAGTAGCTGCTATCGATGGGATCGACCGTATTCGTTACACCACATCTCATCCGGTTGAGTTTACTGACGATATCATTGAAGCATACGCGTCTATTCCTGAGTTAGTTGACCACCTGCACTTGCCTGTTCAAAGCGGCTCTGACCGTATTTTGAACCTAATGAAACGTGGGCATACGGCAATTGAATACAAGTCGAAAATGCGTAAGCTGAAGAAAATTCGCCCGAACATTAGCTTGTCGAGCGATTTCATCATTGGCTTCCCTGGAGAGACCGATGCCGACTTTGAAGCTACCATGGATTTAATTCAGGCAGTGGATTATGACCTTAGCTTCAGCTTTATTTACAGTGCCCGCCCAGGTACACCTGCTGCTGACGCTGTTGATGATGTAAGTGAAGAAACGAAGAAGCAACGTCTTCACCTGCTTCAGCAGCGTATTACGCAGCAAGCCCTTCGTATTGCTCGTCACATGGTTGGCACAGAGCAACGGATTTTGGTTGAAGGCCCGTCTAAGAAAAACCCAATGGAGCTTTCTGGACGTACTGAAAACAACCGCGTAGTAAACTTTGAAGGCACACCAGATATGATTGGCGAATTCGTTGATGTAAACATCACAGACGTATTTACCAACTCACTACGTGGTGAAGTTGTGCGCAGAGAAAGTGAAATGGGCTTGCGTGTTGCAGTTTCGCCCCAATCTATCATGGCAAAGCATCAGGCAGATTTGCCTAATGAGCTTGGCGTGGGTCAATTTAACCCAGCCTAA
- a CDS encoding carboxymuconolactone decarboxylase family protein yields the protein MSDFKLHTKDTAPEAAKPLIDNSVSAFGMLPNLHAVMAEAPTLLEGYQVLHKLAQETSFNAEELTVVWQAVNVEHACHYCVPAHTGIAKSMKVSDDLIEELRNDETLSDSKLNTLKETVLAVTRGRGNVDSAQLDAFYSAGYKHQQLLEIILILAQKVMSNYTNHLAETAVDEPFKQFEWSPK from the coding sequence ATGAGCGATTTTAAATTACATACAAAAGACACAGCGCCAGAAGCGGCAAAGCCACTAATCGATAATTCGGTTAGCGCATTCGGCATGCTTCCTAACCTACATGCAGTAATGGCAGAAGCGCCAACGTTGCTCGAAGGTTATCAAGTACTACACAAGCTAGCCCAAGAAACGTCCTTCAATGCAGAAGAACTAACAGTAGTTTGGCAGGCAGTAAACGTAGAACACGCATGTCATTACTGCGTACCTGCGCATACAGGCATTGCTAAAAGCATGAAAGTAAGCGATGACTTGATTGAAGAGCTACGTAACGACGAAACATTGTCTGACAGCAAATTAAATACGCTGAAAGAGACCGTACTTGCCGTAACTCGCGGTCGAGGTAATGTTGATAGCGCGCAGTTAGATGCGTTCTACAGCGCTGGTTATAAGCATCAGCAACTGCTCGAAATTATTCTTATTTTGGCGCAAAAAGTGATGAGTAACTATACGAATCACTTGGCCGAAACAGCGGTTGATGAACCGTTCAAACAATTCGAATGGTCACCTAAATAA
- a CDS encoding acyl-CoA thioesterase → MTARSVAFSRTRLTELMVPSFANFGGKVHGGVILSLMDKVAYACASKHAGAYCVTVTVDGVEFLQPVEVGDLLHLDATVHYVGNTSLVVGIKVTTENIKTNEVKHTNNSFFTMVAKDDNGNPVAVPELELSTHYEMRNYVTAIRRSKIRKEAQVKLQRDYDAFIPKEDFALLDAHRCTVTFDRDDVPAKQNDED, encoded by the coding sequence ATGACTGCACGTAGTGTCGCTTTTTCGAGAACAAGACTGACTGAATTAATGGTACCGTCATTCGCAAATTTTGGCGGTAAAGTGCATGGAGGCGTTATCTTATCTTTAATGGATAAGGTCGCATACGCGTGTGCAAGTAAGCACGCAGGCGCTTACTGCGTTACGGTAACTGTGGATGGTGTTGAGTTTTTGCAGCCCGTTGAGGTTGGTGATCTTCTTCATCTTGATGCTACTGTGCATTATGTAGGGAACACATCGTTAGTTGTGGGGATAAAGGTAACTACAGAGAACATAAAAACAAACGAGGTTAAGCACACTAACAATAGCTTCTTCACCATGGTAGCTAAAGACGACAACGGTAACCCTGTGGCCGTTCCTGAACTTGAACTCTCTACCCACTATGAAATGCGCAATTATGTAACCGCTATCCGTCGCAGTAAAATCCGTAAAGAAGCACAAGTGAAGCTTCAACGCGATTACGACGCCTTTATTCCCAAAGAAGATTTTGCACTTCTTGATGCGCATAGATGCACCGTTACCTTTGACCGGGATGATGTACCCGCAAAACAAAACGATGAAGATTAA
- a CDS encoding TonB-dependent receptor plug domain-containing protein, with product MQQAKFNASAFKLSLIASAIAGMPFSTSVLAQDQASVDEQDVEQIQIVGSRRVGRTVNDSPVPIDIIDASSIEATGLTETNMILNQLLPSFNFPQPSITDGTDHVRPAQLRGLAPDHTLVLVNGKRRHTSALLNLNGSVGRGSSAVDLNAIPANAIKRIEVLRDGAAAQYGSDAIAGVINIVLKDAAEGGEVSATYGANVTTMDGVPNLEGVSIGADGNLAFEEGSDREVTDGQTFTLRGNVGFEWGDDGFVNVSAEYRDRGQANRADYDQRENYARDAEGNLDPRELTVNRYNHVYGNGEVEDYALFVNAGKALTDSVEFYTTAGYSTRDSLGSGFYRRAQDSRNIVEIYPDGFLPAIQTDITDISLIAGIKGYGDVWNYDLSVTHGGNELEYGVVNTLNTSLGPTSQTEFDAGTLEYDTTIINADASRLVDTGLFYSEMNFAMGAEYRHEGYDITAGEENSYIQGTFGPGGAVTDPVDGPFGAAGAQVFPGFTPESAGDNSRHNYSFYVDVEADVVENWNVAVAGRYEDYSDFGSTFNWKMSHRVTLSDAFALRASVSTGFRAPSLQQQFFTSIATVFVDGEPTETGTFAPSSDVAQALGSPGLDAEESNNYSAGFTYSPTADFNLTVDFYRIDIDDRIVLSNNLSGEAIEALLEGTGANQARFFLNAIDSRTEGVDIVSTYTLNTSDYGAFNFNAGANFNDNEVTSVIDAPDVLQNAGFDQDNLFDDVELRRFETASPDSKLNLGVTWNYDRYTTTLRTTRYGEVEDPSSVEARNEIIPSEWITDLDIRIALTEGLTVSVGANNVFDVYPEATRDLVDDVTTFSRLFPYSSFSPYGFTGRYVYGKVAYRF from the coding sequence ATGCAACAGGCAAAATTTAACGCTTCTGCTTTTAAGCTTTCCCTTATTGCTTCTGCAATAGCTGGAATGCCTTTTTCCACGTCGGTTCTTGCACAAGACCAAGCTTCTGTTGATGAGCAAGATGTTGAGCAAATTCAAATTGTAGGTTCACGACGGGTTGGCCGCACCGTCAATGACTCGCCCGTTCCTATCGACATCATCGACGCTTCTTCGATAGAAGCGACGGGCCTAACTGAAACCAACATGATTTTAAATCAGTTGCTGCCTAGCTTTAACTTTCCTCAGCCCTCTATTACCGATGGTACAGACCACGTACGACCAGCCCAACTGCGGGGCTTAGCACCTGACCATACTCTAGTATTAGTAAATGGAAAACGCCGTCATACCTCTGCTCTACTTAACTTAAACGGCTCGGTAGGGCGTGGCTCTTCAGCAGTAGATTTAAACGCTATTCCTGCTAACGCTATCAAGCGAATTGAAGTATTGCGCGACGGTGCTGCGGCGCAATACGGTTCAGACGCTATCGCTGGTGTAATTAATATTGTATTGAAAGACGCGGCCGAAGGCGGCGAAGTGTCGGCAACTTATGGCGCTAACGTAACAACAATGGACGGTGTACCTAACCTTGAAGGGGTAAGTATTGGCGCTGACGGTAATTTAGCATTTGAAGAAGGCAGTGACCGAGAGGTAACCGACGGTCAAACTTTCACCCTTCGCGGAAATGTCGGTTTTGAGTGGGGCGATGATGGTTTTGTAAATGTTTCTGCTGAATATCGTGACCGCGGTCAAGCAAATCGCGCGGACTACGATCAGCGAGAAAACTATGCGCGCGATGCAGAGGGGAATTTAGACCCTCGTGAACTTACGGTTAATCGCTACAATCACGTTTACGGAAATGGCGAGGTAGAGGACTACGCGCTGTTCGTTAATGCGGGTAAAGCGCTTACCGATAGCGTTGAGTTTTACACCACAGCTGGCTATAGCACTCGTGACTCTCTTGGCAGTGGTTTTTATCGTCGTGCACAAGATTCGCGTAACATTGTTGAGATTTATCCTGACGGGTTCTTACCCGCTATCCAAACCGATATTACCGATATATCGCTTATCGCTGGAATTAAAGGCTATGGCGACGTTTGGAACTACGACTTGTCAGTGACCCATGGCGGTAACGAGCTAGAATACGGCGTAGTAAATACATTAAATACGTCACTTGGTCCAACAAGCCAGACTGAGTTTGATGCCGGTACGCTAGAGTACGATACCACTATCATTAATGCAGATGCCTCTCGGCTAGTAGATACAGGTTTATTTTATAGCGAGATGAACTTTGCAATGGGTGCAGAGTATCGCCATGAAGGTTACGACATTACAGCCGGTGAAGAAAACTCTTACATTCAAGGTACCTTTGGCCCCGGTGGGGCGGTAACTGACCCGGTAGACGGGCCATTTGGCGCGGCTGGCGCGCAAGTATTCCCTGGCTTTACGCCAGAATCAGCGGGCGATAACAGCCGCCACAACTACAGCTTTTACGTTGATGTAGAAGCTGACGTAGTAGAAAATTGGAACGTAGCGGTGGCAGGGCGCTATGAAGATTATTCTGATTTTGGCAGTACGTTTAACTGGAAGATGTCGCACCGCGTGACGCTTAGCGATGCTTTTGCGCTTCGCGCGTCGGTATCAACAGGCTTCAGAGCGCCGTCTCTTCAGCAGCAATTCTTTACCTCTATTGCTACCGTATTTGTTGATGGTGAGCCAACCGAAACGGGCACATTTGCACCATCAAGTGATGTGGCGCAAGCGCTTGGTAGCCCAGGTCTCGATGCAGAAGAGTCGAATAACTACAGTGCTGGTTTTACCTACTCGCCTACAGCTGATTTCAATTTAACCGTAGACTTCTACCGTATCGATATCGACGACCGTATTGTGTTGTCGAACAATCTTTCGGGAGAGGCAATTGAGGCATTACTAGAGGGAACGGGCGCCAATCAAGCACGATTCTTCCTAAATGCGATAGATTCACGCACAGAGGGTGTGGATATTGTCTCTACCTATACGCTCAATACGTCAGACTACGGTGCGTTTAACTTTAATGCAGGCGCTAACTTTAACGACAATGAAGTAACCAGTGTAATCGACGCGCCTGATGTACTTCAAAACGCTGGGTTTGATCAGGATAACTTGTTTGATGATGTGGAGCTTCGCCGTTTTGAAACTGCTTCCCCTGACAGCAAGCTTAATTTAGGCGTTACGTGGAATTACGACCGTTACACTACAACGTTACGTACCACCCGTTATGGTGAAGTAGAAGATCCATCATCAGTTGAAGCAAGAAACGAAATCATTCCTTCAGAATGGATTACAGATTTAGACATCCGCATTGCGCTAACGGAAGGTTTAACCGTTTCAGTTGGTGCTAACAATGTCTTCGATGTATACCCAGAGGCAACACGTGACTTGGTAGATGATGTAACTACTTTCTCTCGCTTGTTCCCGTATTCAAGCTTTTCGCCTTACGGCTTCACCGGCCGCTATGTTTACGGAAAAGTTGCATATCGTTTTTGA
- a CDS encoding flavin reductase family protein, with translation MSQTHFYQPKEGHGLAHDPFNAIIAPRPIGWISTKSKAGVLNLAPYSFFNALNYTPPIIGFSVVGSKKDSLVNVQETGEFCWNLVSQDLVTAMNTTSKPLAPEESEFDHAGLQTIDSEIVRVPRVKASKVSMECKLTDVVQLKSATGDTVGSWFVMGEVVGVHIDKSLIEDGVYKTLKGAPISRGGGRGDYFKVSQDNFFELLRPE, from the coding sequence TTGTCACAAACGCATTTTTATCAACCAAAAGAAGGTCATGGCTTAGCTCACGATCCGTTTAACGCGATTATTGCTCCTCGTCCTATAGGGTGGATTTCTACAAAATCAAAAGCGGGTGTGTTAAACCTTGCCCCTTACAGTTTTTTCAATGCTTTGAATTATACGCCGCCAATTATCGGCTTTTCTGTAGTAGGTAGTAAGAAAGACTCATTGGTAAACGTACAGGAAACAGGTGAGTTTTGCTGGAATCTCGTATCGCAAGATTTAGTTACTGCAATGAATACAACGAGCAAACCTCTAGCGCCAGAGGAAAGTGAGTTCGACCATGCAGGTCTTCAGACCATAGACAGTGAAATAGTGCGGGTTCCTCGTGTAAAGGCGAGCAAAGTGAGCATGGAATGTAAACTTACCGATGTGGTACAGCTTAAGTCAGCGACAGGGGACACAGTTGGAAGCTGGTTTGTCATGGGTGAAGTCGTAGGTGTGCATATCGATAAGTCACTCATTGAAGATGGCGTTTATAAAACCCTAAAGGGGGCTCCTATTAGCCGTGGCGGTGGACGAGGAGACTATTTTAAGGTCTCCCAAGACAACTTTTTTGAGCTGCTAAGGCCTGAGTGA